A window of Halobellus sp. LT62 contains these coding sequences:
- a CDS encoding CheR family methyltransferase: MGLGEETGDADTETFEELLEYIESSLSFATSSYNRSYLDRRVSARMRRRHVDEYDAYLVLLRDDEDEQEALLNALSVNVTSFFRNPEVWDGLRELLADLSDSGSGRDRIRIWSAACSDGREAYSAAMLALDDDRIDHRRVEILGTDIKPEILRAARRGEYHASETNDLEEQLEPLTHSDRYVDRDGDTYRVTDEVRDLVSFRRHDLVQEEPPDTFDLVICRNLFIYINKEAKEAIFETLGSAVRSGGYLTIGMTETVPSSCRDRFEAVEKRLRIYRDTGAKQPSALRR, from the coding sequence ATGGGCCTCGGTGAGGAGACCGGCGACGCGGACACCGAGACGTTCGAGGAGCTACTCGAGTACATCGAGTCCTCGCTGTCGTTTGCAACCAGTTCGTACAACCGGTCGTACTTGGACAGGCGGGTCTCCGCGCGGATGCGACGTCGGCACGTCGACGAGTACGACGCCTACTTGGTGCTCCTGCGGGACGACGAAGACGAACAGGAGGCGCTCTTGAACGCGCTCAGCGTCAACGTCACGAGCTTCTTCCGCAACCCCGAGGTCTGGGACGGTCTCAGGGAACTGCTGGCCGATCTCAGCGACTCCGGTTCCGGTCGCGATCGGATCCGAATATGGAGTGCCGCCTGTTCGGACGGTCGCGAGGCGTACTCGGCGGCGATGCTCGCTCTCGACGACGATCGGATCGATCACAGGCGCGTCGAAATCCTCGGAACGGACATCAAACCGGAGATTCTCCGTGCGGCCCGCCGCGGCGAGTATCACGCCTCGGAGACGAACGATCTCGAAGAGCAGCTCGAACCGCTGACGCACAGCGATCGGTACGTCGACCGCGACGGCGACACGTACCGCGTCACCGACGAGGTGCGGGACCTCGTCTCGTTCCGACGCCACGATCTGGTGCAGGAGGAACCGCCGGACACGTTCGATCTCGTCATCTGCCGGAACCTGTTTATTTACATCAACAAGGAGGCCAAGGAGGCAATCTTCGAGACGCTCGGCTCCGCCGTCAGATCCGGTGGATACCTGACGATCGGGATGACCGAGACCGTGCCGTCGTCCTGCCGCGACCGCTTCGAGGCGGTCGAAAAGCGGCTCAGAATCTACCGCGACACGGGAGCGAAACAGCCGTCAGCACTGCGGAGGTGA